The stretch of DNA ATGTTTTCTAAGTGCAAGGTAAGCTAGTAAGTTATCCCGATTATATTCAGCACCTGTAACCGAAAACGTTTCTCGAACCTGCTCAACTTCTTGTATAATTTGCTGAAACATTCTCCCTATTCGTTTCGACCATTCTTGTGGGTTATTGAGAGAATTAACCACATGATTCACATCCTTGGTTGAGCAAAAAGTTATCCATTATCCATATATGCAATAACAACAAATTTGTGCATCTCTAATAACCAACAGTTGAACTACGCTGTTCCTTTATTTACGAATCCTAGTACGATAAAATAAAGCAGAATGAGCTAATCCCTTTTTTATAAATATCTTGGTGGTGTGAGCGTGAAAAAAACTTACATTTTATCATTGTTCCTTTCAATAGGAACGTTTCTTATTTTATCTCCTGTATTATTTAAATTAACAAGTTATCTACACCCAGTTGTATTAGTGGTTGTCTGGTTTTGTATCTATATGTTCTTTCTTATTAGTCTTTTATTAATTAGGAAGGAATCAATCCAACTTTCCTATTCACTTTTTTTAACATTTATCCTTTTTTACACGGTTGGATTATTGATATTATTGTTCCTTCGTCCAAATGATCAAAGCTACAATTCTATAAATTTAATTCCCTTTTCCACGATTGCCTTTTATCTATCTGGGAAAGTAGATGTCTTGATTTCACTATATAATTTGGCTGCTAACATAGGATTATTTCTCCCCTATGGTATTTTACTCAGAGTAAATCGAGCTTCTCTTTTGAAGATAATTATTGTCCCATTTGCAGCGATCACTGCTATTGAATTACTACAATTTTCCACCCACCGCGGCAGCTTGGATATTGATGATTTACTATTAAATTTGCTTGGTATTTACGTTGGCTGTTGGTTATTTCCACTCTTTAGAAAAATAGTAAAAATCCCCAGCCTTTGAGACTTGGGGATTTTAATCTATTAGTTGACGAAAACAAGTAAGAGCCATAGGTACAAGCTGATTAAAGTAAATATCAACGTTGGTGGAATTACAATGATTGTGACTTTCATATAATCGAGCCAACTTATATGAATTTTATTTTTCCTCAATATATGCATCCAGATTAATGTAGCAAGTGTTCCAATCGGTAGGATTAATGAGCCTATATCACTACCAATAATGTTCGCCAGGTAGACAGTTTTCATAATCAGCGGGTCTAGTCCCATGTCCGTTAATGCCAGTGTTGAAATCATTAAAGCAGGATGGTTATTAAAGATATTTGATAGTAAAGCTGTGATAGCCCCCATCGTTATACTGGCGTGCAGTAAACTATCATTGACTAGTGTTTGAAGATGTCCAATTAGAAAGTTGGTTAAACCAATATTGTGCAATCCAAATATGATGACATACATACTAAAGGCGAATATTAAAATGTGCCATGGAATTTTTCCTAACACGTCCTTTGGATTTACTTTTAGGTGAATCCATCTCCAAATTAATAAAATTATAGAACCTAGCACAGCTACTAAAGTTACAGAGATCCCAATAAATGAGGCGATAAATAGACTGATTCTAACAATAAAAACGAAAATAAGCATATTAATCATGAGTTTCTTTTGTTGTTCAAATAGGCTATCTGCGTTTTTTTGCAGTGGATGATAGAGACGGTTTTTCTGAAGTGGAATGGTGTAGGAATGGAAACGGATCTCTTTTGGAATGTCCTTTTTAAATACGAGAAACAGCAAGTAAGATAGAAACAACAGTCCGAGTACCCCAGGGATAAACATCATTTCTGTTTGAAGATAAAGATCCATTCCGATAATTTTCAAGGCAATTAGATTAACAATATTACTAACGCCAATTGGTGCACTAGAGGCAGTTGCAATGAGTGCTCCGCTTAATAGGAAAGGTATTTTTTGTCGGGTTTTTAGCTTAAGATTATTTAATATAAGGATGAGGATCGGTGTCGTTATCAAGATACTTCCATCGTTATTAAAAAACAGGGTCATTAAAAAGCAAAGTAATAACGTATTCCAGAATAGTCGTACACCCGACCCTTTTGATACTTTTAACATTAGGGCAGCGGTCCAACTAAAAAAACCGAAGCTTTCTAGTACGATTGCCATTACAATAGTGGCTATTATGGTGATGGCTGCACCTGTCACCTTGGAGCTGATGTCAAATAAATCCCCTACAGATACACTTCCGCTTAGGAATACCAAAACAGCCCCTATGGTTGCTGGGATGGCCTCATTCATATTTTTGGGACGGATAAAGATCAGAACCATCGTCAGCACGAAAGCTAAAATGGTGATAATCACCGTCGAAAGTTGATACATAAAATTTAATTTACTCCCTTCTATAAGTTTCCTTCCTTATTTTCCGTTTATATAATAACTCTTGTCCTTGCTGTATAGTACGTAAGTATAGAAAGGCTTGTTCTAAACGAATATCTCGTAAATGAACAAATCAGCGAAAATCTAAATATTTTTTTAAAATGCTTAATAGATTTATACCTATTAATTTTGGGGTAGACGAATATCACTAATGCTATTTACTAGGTTTATGTACAGGTTGTTACAAAAAAATAAACCGATACTTTTTGAGTATCGGTCAAATTTGTTAATGCGTGACTATTTTTTACCTTTAGGACCCTTTTTACCCTTTGGACCCTTTTTGCCTTTTTTACCTTTTTTACCTTTTTTGCCGTGGCTTCCATTGCTTCCATGACTACCGCTGCTGCCGTGGCTTCCGTTACTTCCGCTGCTTCCGTTACTTCCGCTGCTTCCGTTACTTCCGCTGCTTCCGTTACTTCCACAGCTTCCTTGACTTCCACTGCTTCCTTGGCTTCCACTGCTACCTTGACTTCCACTACTGCCATGGCTTCCACTACTACCCTGGCTTCCGCTATTGCCATGGCTTCCGCTACTACCCTGGCTTCCGCTATTGCCGTGGCTTCCATTATTGCCATGGCTTCCGCTACTACCATGCCCTTTTTTGCCCTTTGGCCCTTTTTTGCCTTTTTTGCCGTGGCTTCCAGTACCTCCTTGGCTGCCTCCGCTTCCACATGAGCCACTGCCTCCTTGGCTGCCTCCGCTTCCACATGAGCCACTGCCTCCTTGGCTGCCTCCGCTTCCGCTTGAGCCACTGCCTCCTTGGCTGCCTCCGCTTCCACATGAGCCACTGCCTCCTTGGCTGCCTCCGCTTCCGCTTGAGCCACTGCTTCCGCTTCCGCCTGAACCACTGCCTCCGCTTCCGCCTGAGCCACTGCCTCCTTGACTGCTATTTCCTTTTTTACCTTTCGGACCTTTTTTACCTTTGCTTCCATTACTTCCACCATGACTACCGCCTGAACCGCTACCTTGTGTTCCGCCTTGGCCTCCGCTGCCACTACCTCCATGACTGCCACTGCCACCATGGCTTCCGCTACCTCCATGGCTTCCGCTACCTCCATGGCTTCCACTACCTCCATGGCTACCGCTGCTTCCATGTGTTCCACTATTACCTGCGCTACCAGAACCGGACTTATCTCCTTTTTTACCTACTGGATTATTATCTAAAAACCCATCTAGCCCGTTTTCCTTAGCTTCTGAAAGTAACTGCTCAATATCAAGCTTTAAAACCATTTTTCCACCACTTTCTAAAAAATTTATATTTTCTATTCCAATTTATGAAAATTTAGCGCATTTGCCATAGACAAACATATATTTTTTAGACCCTTAATATTTTTGGGATTATACACATCCACAACGCCTTACACATATAACTAAAAAAAATACTGTTAAGGGGTATTTACGTGTTAAAATATGAAATTTTTATTAATCCAAAGTGGTTAAGGAAATTAGAAAAGGATATATGGGAGGATGAATTAGTACCAGCAGTTTTAAAGATAGGGAATAATCGCCTAAACATAAAGCTCTCCTATAGAGGAAACGTGATAAGAGATAAGAAAAAGAGATCTTATCGGATTGTTTTTCAAAAGCCCAACACCTTTAATGGAGCTCATGAAATACATCTTAATGCTGAGTATTCTGATATTTCCTTGTCAAGAAACAAACTTTCACTAGATTTTTTTGATCGTATTGGGGTTATTTCTCCCCACTCTAAGCATGTTCTTCTTTATATAAACGGATTTTGTAAAGGTATATATTTGGAAATAGAATCTTTTGATCAATTTCTTCTTAAAAAAAGGAATTTACCGGAAGGTTCGATTATCTATGCAACGAATAACCGAGCAAATTTTTCACTTTTAACTAAAAAAAATGAACTAAAAACTCGTTTAGACCAAGGGTACACAATAAAATATGGGAAAAAAGAGGATTTAGAGGAATTAGGACGCTTTATAGCCAAGATTAATACCTATAAAAATGAGGATTTTGAGAAAGAAATTCATCATTTCCTTGACGTT from Bacillus sp. SLBN-46 encodes:
- a CDS encoding arsenic transporter, translating into MYQLSTVIITILAFVLTMVLIFIRPKNMNEAIPATIGAVLVFLSGSVSVGDLFDISSKVTGAAITIIATIVMAIVLESFGFFSWTAALMLKVSKGSGVRLFWNTLLLCFLMTLFFNNDGSILITTPILILILNNLKLKTRQKIPFLLSGALIATASSAPIGVSNIVNLIALKIIGMDLYLQTEMMFIPGVLGLLFLSYLLFLVFKKDIPKEIRFHSYTIPLQKNRLYHPLQKNADSLFEQQKKLMINMLIFVFIVRISLFIASFIGISVTLVAVLGSIILLIWRWIHLKVNPKDVLGKIPWHILIFAFSMYVIIFGLHNIGLTNFLIGHLQTLVNDSLLHASITMGAITALLSNIFNNHPALMISTLALTDMGLDPLIMKTVYLANIIGSDIGSLILPIGTLATLIWMHILRKNKIHISWLDYMKVTIIVIPPTLIFTLISLYLWLLLVFVN
- a CDS encoding VanZ family protein, producing MKKTYILSLFLSIGTFLILSPVLFKLTSYLHPVVLVVVWFCIYMFFLISLLLIRKESIQLSYSLFLTFILFYTVGLLILLFLRPNDQSYNSINLIPFSTIAFYLSGKVDVLISLYNLAANIGLFLPYGILLRVNRASLLKIIIVPFAAITAIELLQFSTHRGSLDIDDLLLNLLGIYVGCWLFPLFRKIVKIPSL
- a CDS encoding CotH kinase family protein — its product is MLKYEIFINPKWLRKLEKDIWEDELVPAVLKIGNNRLNIKLSYRGNVIRDKKKRSYRIVFQKPNTFNGAHEIHLNAEYSDISLSRNKLSLDFFDRIGVISPHSKHVLLYINGFCKGIYLEIESFDQFLLKKRNLPEGSIIYATNNRANFSLLTKKNELKTRLDQGYTIKYGKKEDLEELGRFIAKINTYKNEDFEKEIHHFLDVDKYLKWVAGAVCTQNYDGFIHNYALYKNSETKLYEITPWDYDGTWGRNLHGKLLDYDYVPITGYNTLTGRLLHFSNFKRKYQEILTNILENDFSLSVQKPIINSLFEEITANLHQDPYLTSTIETFEKEKLVFFNFINKRGTYLKKKLSTLI